GGTTCTGCTCGAGAAAAAAGCTTTCCCACACTCATCACATGTGTAGGGTGTCTTGCCAGGGTGGGTACTTTTATGGTTAATAAGGCTTGAGTGTGAGATGTAGGCTTTTCCACACACATCACATTCATAGGGCTTCTCACCAGTATGGATTCTTTTATGCACTTTAAGGCTTGAGTTGTTTCTGAAGACCTTCTCACACCTGtcacattcatagggtttctctctaGTGTGGACCCTTTTGTGTTGAGAAAGGAGTGAGGTGTAATTAAAAGATTTCTCACACACATCGCATTTGTAGGGCTTCTCCCCAAGATGAATTTTTTTGTGGTTTATGAGGGTTCGGTATGTGATAAAGGCTTTTTCACACTCATCACACTTATAGGGCTTTTCCCCAGGGTGTACACTTTTATGGTTTATAAGGCTTGAGAGTGAGATGTAGGCCTTCCCACATTCTTCACATTTGTAAGGTCTCTCCCCAGTGTGGATTCGCTTATGTACTTTAAGGCCTGAATTATTtctgaaggcttttccacactCGTCACACCCAAAGGGTTTCTCCCTTGTATGGATTCTTTTATGCTGTTCAAGGGCAGAGCTGTAATTGAAGGACTTCTCACAATAAGTACATTTATAGGGCTTCTCCCCAAGATGGATTCCTTTGTGGTTTTTAAGGCTAGAGCGTGAGATATAGGCTTTTCCACACACATCACACTTGTATGGTTTTTCCCCGGTATGGAGCCTCCTGTGGACCTTGAGTCCTGAATTGTTTCTGAAAGTTTTTCCACACACATCACATACATAAGGTCTTTCCCCAGTGTGAATTGTCTTATGTTGAAGAAGAAGTGAGTTATAACTGAAGGATTTTCCACACTCCTTACATTCATGGGCTTTCTTACCAGGGTGAATGCTTTTATGGACGGCGAGGCCTGAGCTATAGCTGAATGCTTTGCCACAGACATCACatttgtaaggtttctctcctgtgtggatCCTTTTATGCACTATAAGGCCTGAGCTGTTCCTGAAAGCCTTTCCACATTCATcacattcataaggtttctctccagtgtggatgACTTTATGCTGAATGAGGAGAGAGCTATAATTAAATGATTTCTCACACTCATCACATTTATAAGGTTTATCTCCAAAGTGGATGCTTTTATGGTTTAAAAGTGTTCTGCAGGTaatgaaggccttcccacactcgTCACATTCATAGGGCTTTTCCCCTGTGTGAATCCTTTTGTGGACTCTAAGGCCAGAGCTATTACTGAAGGTTTTCCCACAGATGTCACATTCATAGGGCTTCTCGCCTGTGTGGATCCTTCTGTGGACTCTGAGACCAGAGCTGTtcctgaaggccttcccacactcgccacattcatagggcttctccccagtgtggatcCTCTTATGCTGATCCAAAACAGAACTATAATTGAAGGATTTTCCACACTCATCACACTTACAGTTCTTTTCCCCAGAATGGGTGCTTTTGTGGTTTACAAGGCTGGAGTAGGACATGtaggctttcccacattcctcaCACTTGTACGGCTTCTCCCCAGTATGGATCCGCTTGTGGACACGAAGGCTCGAGCTGCTCCGGAAAGTCCCTCCACAGTCATCGCACTCGTAGCGTTTTTCACCAGTGTGCATAATTTTATGTTGAACAAGTCGGGAATTATATTTGAAGGATTTCCCACACTCATCACACTTATGTGATTTCTTAACAGCACTGGTTTTCTGTAGACTGGAGTGAGAGTTCCCATTAACGCTCTCCATGCACTTGCCCTGTTCACTGCTTTTCGGTTCTGCAGGGACAGTCTGGTGTGCAGTATGTTTTGAGCTCAGATGTAAGCTTTTCTCAGATGCCTCATCTTCCTGTTCTGTCTTTATATTTGCTGTATTCTTGGCTTTGCCAATCTTTTCCCTGATGCCACTTTtgtcttccttcattctttctccctCAGGCTTTTCCAACTGATCCTCTACCTTGCTATCCCAATCACAAGTTTCACCAACCTTAGATTCCTGCATATGATCCTTGTGAAGACCTTCCACTTTTAGCCACacagattctgcatttccaatattttcatacttttcagTTGACTCCTCATCCTCAGTGCCCCTCGTCTTCAAATGTGACACtaaaccaagaaaatgaaaatgataccTGTTCACTTGGTttagaagaaactgaaggaaTTACATCCGAAagcactcattcactcaacaaatgtttattgatggATACAACACTGGACAGGCCAACATTTCTGCCCCTGTGGAGCTAATGTGAAAATGCCAGAGCCCTGGATTGTCAATGGAACAAAGAGCTTTTCTATTCTTGCAAAACAGCTTAGCATGAAGGCAAGTTGAAATGGGTTGAAATAAGGCACAGAACCAAGGGCAACAATGATCAGTTTTTGAAAAATGCCACCTAGTCTTGGAAAAACAGAGGGTAGAAGGAATCTCTGAAGAATTAAGAGACAGAAAGATTAGTAAGACAAAAGCTAAGAAGACATAATTAGCAGAAGGCAGACAAAACTAAAGGAGAAATGAGTACATGGGTAAAGGTATTGGAAAGTTGGTTATGAAATCATGAGGACAGTCAGGTCAGAGATAAGAAAGAAAACGAGCTACAGCTGCCTGCTATTGGTATGGCCTCCTGGATTTCCACCCCAAAGAAAATACTGACCCTGGAGAGCAGTTTAGTCAGGGAGGAACTCTACATGGAAGAACATATTCTGGCCTTCCAGGCAAAGAGCTTTCACTCCTACTTTATGAACAGGCTAAC
The sequence above is a segment of the Camelus ferus isolate YT-003-E chromosome 3, BCGSAC_Cfer_1.0, whole genome shotgun sequence genome. Coding sequences within it:
- the ZFP62 gene encoding zinc finger protein 62 homolog isoform X4, with the protein product MQESKVGETCDWDSKVEDQLEKPEGERMKEDKSGIREKIGKAKNTANIKTEQEDEASEKSLHLSSKHTAHQTVPAEPKSSEQGKCMESVNGNSHSSLQKTSAVKKSHKCDECGKSFKYNSRLVQHKIMHTGEKRYECDDCGGTFRSSSSLRVHKRIHTGEKPYKCEECGKAYMSYSSLVNHKSTHSGEKNCKCDECGKSFNYSSVLDQHKRIHTGEKPYECGECGKAFRNSSGLRVHRRIHTGEKPYECDICGKTFSNSSGLRVHKRIHTGEKPYECDECGKAFITCRTLLNHKSIHFGDKPYKCDECEKSFNYSSLLIQHKVIHTGEKPYECDECGKAFRNSSGLIVHKRIHTGEKPYKCDVCGKAFSYSSGLAVHKSIHPGKKAHECKECGKSFSYNSLLLQHKTIHTGERPYVCDVCGKTFRNNSGLKVHRRLHTGEKPYKCDVCGKAYISRSSLKNHKGIHLGEKPYKCTYCEKSFNYSSALEQHKRIHTREKPFGCDECGKAFRNNSGLKVHKRIHTGERPYKCEECGKAYISLSSLINHKSVHPGEKPYKCDECEKAFITYRTLINHKKIHLGEKPYKCDVCEKSFNYTSLLSQHKRVHTREKPYECDRCEKVFRNNSSLKVHKRIHTGEKPYECDVCGKAYISHSSLINHKSTHPGKTPYTCDECGKAFFSSRTLISHKRVHLGEKPFKCVECGKSFSYSSLLSQHKRIHTGEKPYICDRCGKAFRNSSGLTVHKRIHTGEKPYRCDECGKAYISHSSLINHKSIHSGQQPYNCECGKSFNYRSVLDQHRRIHTGKKPYRCNECGKAFNIRSNLTKHKRTHTGEGPLNVTSMGSHSGTSQKRTHEGGNALDGTRMSVSL
- the ZFP62 gene encoding zinc finger protein 62 homolog isoform X1, with the protein product MNQELGKVWCPPLNQLHQPLQVSHLKTRGTEDEESTEKYENIGNAESVWLKVEGLHKDHMQESKVGETCDWDSKVEDQLEKPEGERMKEDKSGIREKIGKAKNTANIKTEQEDEASEKSLHLSSKHTAHQTVPAEPKSSEQGKCMESVNGNSHSSLQKTSAVKKSHKCDECGKSFKYNSRLVQHKIMHTGEKRYECDDCGGTFRSSSSLRVHKRIHTGEKPYKCEECGKAYMSYSSLVNHKSTHSGEKNCKCDECGKSFNYSSVLDQHKRIHTGEKPYECGECGKAFRNSSGLRVHRRIHTGEKPYECDICGKTFSNSSGLRVHKRIHTGEKPYECDECGKAFITCRTLLNHKSIHFGDKPYKCDECEKSFNYSSLLIQHKVIHTGEKPYECDECGKAFRNSSGLIVHKRIHTGEKPYKCDVCGKAFSYSSGLAVHKSIHPGKKAHECKECGKSFSYNSLLLQHKTIHTGERPYVCDVCGKTFRNNSGLKVHRRLHTGEKPYKCDVCGKAYISRSSLKNHKGIHLGEKPYKCTYCEKSFNYSSALEQHKRIHTREKPFGCDECGKAFRNNSGLKVHKRIHTGERPYKCEECGKAYISLSSLINHKSVHPGEKPYKCDECEKAFITYRTLINHKKIHLGEKPYKCDVCEKSFNYTSLLSQHKRVHTREKPYECDRCEKVFRNNSSLKVHKRIHTGEKPYECDVCGKAYISHSSLINHKSTHPGKTPYTCDECGKAFFSSRTLISHKRVHLGEKPFKCVECGKSFSYSSLLSQHKRIHTGEKPYICDRCGKAFRNSSGLTVHKRIHTGEKPYRCDECGKAYISHSSLINHKSIHSGQQPYNCECGKSFNYRSVLDQHRRIHTGKKPYRCNECGKAFNIRSNLTKHKRTHTGEGPLNVTSMGSHSGTSQKRTHEGGNALDGTRMSVSL
- the ZFP62 gene encoding zinc finger protein 62 homolog isoform X3, whose translation is MSHLKTRGTEDEESTEKYENIGNAESVWLKVEGLHKDHMQESKVGETCDWDSKVEDQLEKPEGERMKEDKSGIREKIGKAKNTANIKTEQEDEASEKSLHLSSKHTAHQTVPAEPKSSEQGKCMESVNGNSHSSLQKTSAVKKSHKCDECGKSFKYNSRLVQHKIMHTGEKRYECDDCGGTFRSSSSLRVHKRIHTGEKPYKCEECGKAYMSYSSLVNHKSTHSGEKNCKCDECGKSFNYSSVLDQHKRIHTGEKPYECGECGKAFRNSSGLRVHRRIHTGEKPYECDICGKTFSNSSGLRVHKRIHTGEKPYECDECGKAFITCRTLLNHKSIHFGDKPYKCDECEKSFNYSSLLIQHKVIHTGEKPYECDECGKAFRNSSGLIVHKRIHTGEKPYKCDVCGKAFSYSSGLAVHKSIHPGKKAHECKECGKSFSYNSLLLQHKTIHTGERPYVCDVCGKTFRNNSGLKVHRRLHTGEKPYKCDVCGKAYISRSSLKNHKGIHLGEKPYKCTYCEKSFNYSSALEQHKRIHTREKPFGCDECGKAFRNNSGLKVHKRIHTGERPYKCEECGKAYISLSSLINHKSVHPGEKPYKCDECEKAFITYRTLINHKKIHLGEKPYKCDVCEKSFNYTSLLSQHKRVHTREKPYECDRCEKVFRNNSSLKVHKRIHTGEKPYECDVCGKAYISHSSLINHKSTHPGKTPYTCDECGKAFFSSRTLISHKRVHLGEKPFKCVECGKSFSYSSLLSQHKRIHTGEKPYICDRCGKAFRNSSGLTVHKRIHTGEKPYRCDECGKAYISHSSLINHKSIHSGQQPYNCECGKSFNYRSVLDQHRRIHTGKKPYRCNECGKAFNIRSNLTKHKRTHTGEGPLNVTSMGSHSGTSQKRTHEGGNALDGTRMSVSL